From a region of the Cataglyphis hispanica isolate Lineage 1 chromosome 24, ULB_Chis1_1.0, whole genome shotgun sequence genome:
- the LOC126858213 gene encoding serine/threonine-protein kinase mos isoform X1, translated as MASPRKLIPTLKHLSPRSFENVPNISRASSSPKTPNNLKTVKNENLLSPFNIDTPNRNRLLRDGLPRKHRSVLGTGAFGTVYKALYKGDQVAAKIIQRNDNEVIKSEKHAAVLRHANIVKILNIEQGISLSLITMELCGTSLQDRLQESVLSKEKRVSIWRDIARALQFCHNSAVIHADVKATNILMVADDRAKLTDFGSSMLIGEPYDSIKPRGTPGYTAPEVFRGDIPTFAADIYSLGIVAWQMLSREVPFHGLHIHTIIYISVKGTRPESETLDDEFDGRYKELFKAAWSQNIMDRPALSEIINKLDLL; from the exons ATGGCTTCGCCGCGAAAATTAATACCCACACTGAAACATCTGTCACCTCGGTCATTCGAAAATGTACCCAACATTAG taGAGCATCCTCAAGTCCGAAAACTCCCAACAATTTAAAAACTGTgaagaatgaaaatttgttGTCGCCGTTTAATATCGATACTCCGAATAGAAACAGATTATTAAGGGACGGTCTACCGAGAAAACATCGTTCTGTGCTAGGCACGGGTGCTTTCGGTACCGTCTACAAGGCGCTTTACAAAG gGGATCAAGTAGCAGCCAAGATAATTCAACGGAACGATAACGAAGTAATAAAGTCGGAGAAACATGCAGCTGTTCTACGACATGCTAATATcgtgaaaatattgaatatagaaCAGGGTATCAGCTTATCGCTGATAACGATGGAGTTGTGTGGCACATCGTTACAAGACAGACTACAGGAATCAGTTCTATCCAAAGAGAAACGGGTTTCCATTTGGCGGGATATCGCCCGCGCGCTCCAATTCTGTCACAATTCCGCGGTGATACACGCGGATGTGAAAGCGACCAATATCCTGATGGTTGCTGATGATCGAGCCAAGCTCACAGACTTCGGTAGCTCTATGTTGATTGGCGAACCATACGATTCGATCAAGCCACGA GGTACACCAGGTTACACGGCACCAGAAGTATTCAGAGGAGATATACCTACATTTGCCGCCGACATTTACTCACTAGGAATCGTGGCTTGGCAAATGTTATCTCGGGAGGTACCTTTCCATGGACTACATATCCACACTATCATATATATCTCTGTAAAAGGAACGCGTCCTGAAAGTGAAACTCTCGACGATGAATTCGATGGAAGATACAAGGAATTGTTCAAAGCAGCATGGTCACAGAATATCATGGACAGACCAGCACTAAgcgaaattatcaataaactcgatttattataa
- the LOC126858213 gene encoding serine/threonine-protein kinase mos isoform X2 — protein MASPRKLIPTLKHLSPRSFENVPNIRASSSPKTPNNLKTVKNENLLSPFNIDTPNRNRLLRDGLPRKHRSVLGTGAFGTVYKALYKGDQVAAKIIQRNDNEVIKSEKHAAVLRHANIVKILNIEQGISLSLITMELCGTSLQDRLQESVLSKEKRVSIWRDIARALQFCHNSAVIHADVKATNILMVADDRAKLTDFGSSMLIGEPYDSIKPRGTPGYTAPEVFRGDIPTFAADIYSLGIVAWQMLSREVPFHGLHIHTIIYISVKGTRPESETLDDEFDGRYKELFKAAWSQNIMDRPALSEIINKLDLL, from the exons ATGGCTTCGCCGCGAAAATTAATACCCACACTGAAACATCTGTCACCTCGGTCATTCGAAAATGTACCCAACATTAG AGCATCCTCAAGTCCGAAAACTCCCAACAATTTAAAAACTGTgaagaatgaaaatttgttGTCGCCGTTTAATATCGATACTCCGAATAGAAACAGATTATTAAGGGACGGTCTACCGAGAAAACATCGTTCTGTGCTAGGCACGGGTGCTTTCGGTACCGTCTACAAGGCGCTTTACAAAG gGGATCAAGTAGCAGCCAAGATAATTCAACGGAACGATAACGAAGTAATAAAGTCGGAGAAACATGCAGCTGTTCTACGACATGCTAATATcgtgaaaatattgaatatagaaCAGGGTATCAGCTTATCGCTGATAACGATGGAGTTGTGTGGCACATCGTTACAAGACAGACTACAGGAATCAGTTCTATCCAAAGAGAAACGGGTTTCCATTTGGCGGGATATCGCCCGCGCGCTCCAATTCTGTCACAATTCCGCGGTGATACACGCGGATGTGAAAGCGACCAATATCCTGATGGTTGCTGATGATCGAGCCAAGCTCACAGACTTCGGTAGCTCTATGTTGATTGGCGAACCATACGATTCGATCAAGCCACGA GGTACACCAGGTTACACGGCACCAGAAGTATTCAGAGGAGATATACCTACATTTGCCGCCGACATTTACTCACTAGGAATCGTGGCTTGGCAAATGTTATCTCGGGAGGTACCTTTCCATGGACTACATATCCACACTATCATATATATCTCTGTAAAAGGAACGCGTCCTGAAAGTGAAACTCTCGACGATGAATTCGATGGAAGATACAAGGAATTGTTCAAAGCAGCATGGTCACAGAATATCATGGACAGACCAGCACTAAgcgaaattatcaataaactcgatttattataa
- the LOC126858225 gene encoding U6 snRNA-associated Sm-like protein LSm5 → MATSVSTNPSTLLPLELVDKCIGSRIHIIMKNDKEIVGTLQGFDDFVNMLLEDVTESEATPEGRRVTKLDQILLNGSNITMLVPGGEMPDT, encoded by the exons ATGGCTACTTCGGTGAGCACGAATCCATCTACGTTGTTGCCATTag AATTAGTCGACAAATGCATTGGTTCTCGAATACATATCATTATGAAGAACGACAAGGAGATTGTAGGAACTCTGCAAGGCTTTGATGATTTTGTCAATATGTTGTTGGAGGATGTGACAGAAAGTGAGGCAACCCCCGAAGGACGTAGAGTCACAAAGCTGGATCAAATCCTTCTTAATGGCAGCAATATTACtatg tTGGTACCTGGTGGCGAGATGCCAGATACATAA